The proteins below come from a single Candidatus Bathyarchaeota archaeon genomic window:
- a CDS encoding thioredoxin domain-containing protein, which yields MQNPDPQRKPNRLINQKSPYLQQHAYNPVDWYPWGEEAFKKAEEEDKPVFVSIGYSTCHWCHVMEKESFENERVAAAMNRYFVCIKVDREERPDLDAAYMAVCQSMGRSCGWPLNVVMTPKKNPFYVASYIPADSRFGNVGMLDLAPQLAQIYRSRRSEMEQIGVELKEQIMPRRPAPKESELGKDELDEAFDQLFLVFDHENAGFGNAPKFPSPHNLLFLMRYYKRTGQKEAWSMVERTLRAMRRGGIFDQVGLGFHRYSTDARWLVPHFEKMLYDQAMLALAYLEGYQLSGQLKFKVTAKETLDYVLRDLAASEGGFYSAEDADSEGEEGKFYLWTADELKQALPEDHVDFAFKLFGVRLQGNYMEPNMTKSGRNILHLELTPDQVASEFNMTVDQVIAKLAKTVSLLYQARQKRVHPGKDTKILVDWNGLTIAALARASRVLGEKRYLEAAEQAADFILDNMLTAEMQLFHRYAEKERAVGGFLDDYAFLIWGLVQLYQADFDEKYLQTAMSLARVMIAQFGDKENGGFYFSGSAAETAVPQIKQNSDGAYPSGNSVALWDLLLLARLSGEVTFERTAQKLLDASAGDIKGYPMGRTFMLAGLDYAMGPSYSVVLAGEKQASDTEQFLEAIAKKYVPNLTVKLWTAKDAKTASPRISYERIGGKATAYVCQNQTCMPPTADVAKMLEYLEAAKSSG from the coding sequence ATGCAGAACCCTGACCCCCAAAGGAAACCTAACCGCTTAATCAACCAGAAAAGCCCCTACCTCCAGCAGCACGCCTACAACCCAGTAGACTGGTACCCCTGGGGCGAGGAGGCATTCAAAAAGGCGGAAGAGGAGGATAAACCAGTTTTTGTCTCTATCGGCTACTCCACCTGCCACTGGTGCCACGTCATGGAGAAGGAATCCTTCGAAAACGAGCGGGTTGCGGCGGCGATGAACCGCTACTTTGTCTGCATAAAGGTGGATCGGGAGGAACGCCCTGACCTAGACGCGGCTTACATGGCTGTGTGTCAATCTATGGGTCGCAGCTGCGGCTGGCCACTCAACGTCGTAATGACGCCTAAGAAAAACCCGTTCTACGTCGCCAGTTACATTCCAGCGGATAGCCGATTTGGCAATGTTGGAATGTTGGATTTGGCGCCTCAGCTGGCACAGATTTACCGTAGCCGCCGCAGCGAAATGGAGCAGATAGGCGTTGAACTCAAGGAGCAAATTATGCCTCGGCGTCCAGCGCCCAAAGAGAGTGAACTAGGAAAAGATGAATTAGATGAGGCGTTTGATCAGCTATTCCTAGTTTTTGACCATGAAAACGCAGGGTTTGGAAACGCACCCAAATTCCCCTCGCCCCACAACCTGCTGTTTCTGATGCGCTACTACAAACGCACGGGACAAAAAGAGGCATGGAGTATGGTGGAGCGGACGCTGAGGGCGATGCGCAGAGGCGGCATCTTTGACCAGGTCGGCTTGGGTTTCCATAGGTACTCAACCGATGCTCGGTGGCTGGTGCCGCATTTCGAGAAGATGCTCTATGACCAGGCGATGCTGGCATTGGCTTACCTGGAGGGATACCAGCTTTCGGGTCAGCTAAAGTTCAAGGTCACAGCCAAAGAAACCCTCGATTATGTCCTGAGGGATCTTGCCGCATCTGAAGGCGGCTTTTACTCTGCTGAGGACGCGGATAGCGAAGGGGAAGAGGGCAAATTTTATCTTTGGACAGCCGACGAACTCAAGCAGGCGTTGCCGGAGGATCATGTGGATTTCGCCTTCAAACTCTTCGGTGTACGCTTGCAGGGTAACTATATGGAGCCCAACATGACTAAAAGCGGCAGAAACATCCTGCACTTGGAATTGACCCCTGACCAGGTTGCTTCTGAATTCAACATGACAGTGGATCAAGTCATAGCAAAGCTCGCAAAAACGGTTAGTTTGCTCTATCAGGCAAGGCAAAAACGGGTTCACCCCGGTAAAGACACAAAAATATTGGTGGATTGGAACGGCTTAACCATTGCTGCATTGGCACGGGCAAGCCGCGTATTGGGCGAAAAAAGATATTTGGAGGCGGCAGAGCAAGCAGCTGATTTCATCTTAGACAACATGTTGACTGCTGAGATGCAACTGTTTCACCGCTACGCCGAGAAAGAGCGGGCAGTTGGGGGCTTTCTTGATGATTACGCCTTCCTAATTTGGGGCCTAGTCCAGCTCTATCAGGCAGATTTCGATGAGAAGTACCTGCAAACGGCAATGTCGCTTGCTAGAGTTATGATAGCGCAGTTCGGGGATAAAGAAAACGGCGGATTCTACTTCTCAGGCAGCGCTGCAGAGACGGCGGTGCCCCAAATCAAACAGAACAGCGATGGCGCGTACCCCTCGGGCAACTCGGTGGCGCTTTGGGATTTGCTTTTGCTGGCGCGTTTAAGCGGCGAGGTCACCTTTGAACGGACTGCTCAGAAGCTGCTGGATGCCTCCGCAGGCGACATTAAGGGCTACCCGATGGGTCGCACCTTTATGCTGGCGGGTCTGGATTATGCGATGGGTCCCAGCTACAGCGTCGTTTTGGCAGGCGAGAAGCAAGCATCCGACACAGAACAGTTCCTTGAGGCGATAGCGAAAAAATATGTCCCCAACCTAACAGTAAAACTCTGGACCGCCAAAGACGCCAAAACAGCGTCGCCAAGGATTTCCTATGAGCGAATCGGCGGCAAAGCCACCGCTTATGTTTGCCAGAACCAAACATGCATGCCGCCCACCGCAGATGTCGCCAAGATGCTTGAGTACTTAGAGGCGGCTAAGTCAAGTGGATGA
- a CDS encoding GNAT family N-acetyltransferase: MTEQEVALALDWARMEGWNPGVHDAACFYQADPTGFYAAKLDGEIVGTISLVKYSPDFCFEGLYIVKPEFRGRGIGRQIQKFALDACRTSNLGLDGVVSMQHRYEQYGFKFAYGNTRYAGTAQADVTDRCLPIKRQDVDSIYAYDRGVFGLDRSGFLGCWLMQSDAASMMVKDAPGGICGYGVIRKCTQGHKIGPLFADDAATADALFDGLAATVKGETIFLDTPQINDAAVALAEKKKMTAVFSTVRMYSKNQPDVPLNKVFGVTTFELG; the protein is encoded by the coding sequence ATGACTGAGCAGGAAGTAGCGTTGGCCCTCGACTGGGCACGGATGGAGGGCTGGAACCCCGGAGTCCACGACGCAGCATGCTTCTACCAGGCGGATCCAACCGGATTCTACGCGGCTAAACTGGACGGCGAAATCGTAGGCACCATATCACTTGTCAAATACTCCCCTGACTTCTGCTTTGAAGGACTCTACATTGTGAAACCTGAGTTCCGGGGCAGAGGCATCGGCCGGCAAATACAGAAGTTTGCTTTGGATGCTTGCCGAACAAGCAATTTGGGGTTGGATGGGGTAGTATCGATGCAGCATCGATATGAACAGTATGGGTTCAAGTTTGCCTACGGCAACACACGCTATGCCGGCACCGCCCAAGCTGACGTCACAGACAGATGCTTGCCCATAAAAAGGCAGGATGTGGATTCAATCTACGCGTACGACCGGGGCGTCTTTGGTTTGGATCGTTCAGGCTTTCTAGGTTGCTGGCTTATGCAAAGCGACGCTGCCAGCATGATGGTTAAGGATGCACCGGGCGGAATATGCGGTTACGGCGTAATCCGCAAATGCACGCAGGGACACAAAATCGGCCCGCTCTTCGCCGACGACGCTGCGACTGCAGATGCATTGTTTGATGGTTTAGCCGCAACCGTAAAGGGTGAAACCATCTTTTTGGATACTCCTCAAATTAACGATGCTGCGGTAGCGCTTGCAGAAAAGAAGAAAATGACCGCAGTTTTCAGTACAGTCAGGATGTATAGCAAAAATCAGCCTGATGTTCCGCTCAATAAGGTGTTTGGGGTCACTACTTTTGAGTTAGGTTAG
- a CDS encoding PadR family transcriptional regulator — translation MDGAKEKAKKLPCGYGPKDIETRVVKNFLDILILIELKKQTNLSGYDVTAFVNGKFGGILSPGTVYATIYSIERKGLIVGEINGRKTVYRLTETGVEVIEAMMTTFNKQMTDFVRKFFMI, via the coding sequence ATGGATGGCGCAAAAGAAAAAGCAAAGAAATTACCTTGCGGGTACGGCCCCAAGGACATCGAAACCCGCGTTGTAAAAAACTTCCTTGACATCTTGATCCTAATCGAGCTTAAAAAGCAAACTAACCTCAGCGGCTATGACGTCACAGCGTTTGTCAACGGAAAATTCGGCGGCATCCTAAGCCCAGGCACCGTCTACGCAACCATCTATTCTATAGAGCGCAAGGGACTAATTGTGGGAGAGATTAATGGCAGAAAAACAGTTTACAGATTAACTGAAACAGGCGTAGAGGTAATCGAGGCTATGATGACGACTTTTAATAAGCAGATGACGGATTTCGTCCGCAAGTTTTTTATGATTTAA
- a CDS encoding chemotaxis protein CheW — protein MQTVMHTGDIQIVNFTIGEVNYGVPVEQVREVRDMQTVTPVPGAPAFVEGVTNLRGQIITVMDLRKRLGLSLGANAGEKIIIIDLGNNAVGVVVDSVTEVSTIREPDIEKNSVASTLDESIIGVGKQGNHLTIILDIAKTIAKAKDTA, from the coding sequence ATGCAGACTGTAATGCATACAGGCGACATCCAGATCGTTAACTTTACCATCGGCGAAGTCAACTATGGTGTGCCCGTCGAGCAAGTACGGGAAGTTCGAGACATGCAGACGGTTACGCCCGTTCCGGGAGCCCCCGCTTTTGTGGAGGGCGTCACCAATCTGCGTGGACAGATAATTACAGTGATGGATCTGCGTAAACGACTAGGCCTATCTTTAGGAGCAAACGCGGGTGAAAAGATAATCATCATCGACTTAGGCAACAATGCAGTCGGAGTGGTAGTTGACTCAGTCACTGAGGTTTCAACGATCAGGGAACCAGACATCGAAAAAAACTCCGTTGCCTCAACACTGGACGAATCAATAATCGGCGTGGGAAAACAGGGAAACCACTTAACAATCATATTAGACATTGCAAAGACAATCGCCAAGGCAAAAGACACCGCTTAA